The sequence ATTAAATGAACCCAAATAGCTTAGATATTCAAGCTCTGCAGGGATTTGTCCTGAAAATCTATTTCTAGAAAGGTCTAATGACTCCAACTGAATCATTTCACCAAAACTCTTAGGAATGGTTCCATTCAAGTTGTTCATTGAAAGATTTAGAAGCCTCAACCCCCTCAAATTCCCAAAATTAGAAGCAACTTCTCCTTCCAATTCATTGTTTGAAAGATCTATGCATGTGAGAGTGGAAAGAATATATGGGTAGTGCTGATCTATGCCTTTTGAAGTCATATCCAATCCGTCTTGATACAATGTCCCAAGATATAATCCAGAAGTATGCAATACAAAACCATCTTGGCTTTCTATTGTCATTCCTTGCAACAATGTAATTGTGTGTGGAATTGAACCTGAGATTTTATTGGAAGAAAGAAGCAAGATCTGGAGATTCAATAGTTGACCAATTTCTGAAGGAATATTGCCTTTGAATTTATTATTCTTCATTACCAAAACTCTTAGGCTTGAAATATTTCCAACTAATGCTGGTATTTCACCTTCAAATAAGTTATTTCCAATATCAAGAACTTGTAGCTTTGAGCAATTTGCTATTGAAGGAGGAAATGTTCCAGTCAGATTATTACTATGGACAACTAGTGAATATAATTCACTTAACTCACTGAATTCATGTGGTAAACTTCCCCTCAAGCTATTATTTCCCAAATTTAAGATACGAAGGGAGGAGCATTTGGACAAGCTGAGAGGAATCTCTCCAATAAAGAAATTATTTGCAAGATTTAATAGCTCAAGTTGAGATAATCTTTCCAAGCTTGGAGGTATTTTCCCATTGAACAAGTTATTATTGAGTAGCAAATGTCTTATATTAGGAGACCATATTGATGGCATGTGTCCACTCAATTCATTTCTAGACACATCTAAGGTCACTAGTTGCATCCAGACCGTAGTATTTGAATAAAGGTTTCCTTCTAGATGATTTTCTGAAAGATTTAGATATTGCAACTTAGGAATGGTTTCCCACAGCCAAGAGGGAATTTCTCCCACAAGACCAACATTAACTAATTCCATTATTTCAAGAGAAAACTGTGTTGAAATCCAATCAGGAATTTCACTGTCAATCATACATGACACTAAAGATATCTCAATTAACTGAAAGGATGGAATCCAGGTTGTCTTAGTATTTAGGACACAACTAGATAAACTCAACTTCTTAACCTTTGTAAGGTTGTAGAAGAATGTTTCTGAAATTGGCTGGTGGTTTAGTGGCAGATCTAGAGACTCTATAGAAGTTGGAAATGAAGAAGACAATATGGTGTCATTGAAGGGATTGGCAGCACCATGGAAGAGGATGAGCGAGGAAAGCTGAGAAAATGAAGTGGGAATGGTCCCAGTTAGTTGGTTTCTGCTAATATCCATGAACTCAAGCAAAGAGAGATTTCCTAAGGAATGTGGGATGTTACTGCTCAGTTGATTGTCTGCAATGTCTAATTCCCTTAATGAAGAGAGACTTCCAAGAGAAGCCGGTATTCTCCCACTCAATAGGTTCGCGAAAAGGTATAGATATTTAAGAGAAGAAATACTACCCAGAGAAGCCGGTATGCTCCCACCCAGTTGGTTTCTATTCAGCATAAcatcagttaaagaagaaagattGCCCAGACAGGAAGGTATGCTTCCATTGAGTTTATTGTCACGGAGGTCAAGGGACTCAAGAGGAGAAATATTACACACAGAAGCTGGTATGATTCCATTGAGATGATTGTAACCAAGCCGAAGCTCAGCTAAAGAAGAAAGATTGCCCAAGCAGGAAGGTATGCTTCCATTGAGATTATTGAAACTAAGATCAAGGTATGTAAGGCGGGTTAGCAAACAAACGAAAGAGGGAATCACCCCACTCAAGCCATTCCAAGATAAATCTAAAGTGTCAATATAAGGAAGACTTCCTAAACAGTGAGGAAGAGTGGTGGCACCTATTACTCCATGTATGCTCAGCGATGTGAGAAAATGAAGTTGGCACAAGCTGTCAGATATCACACCTTGAATGTCTTGAATGTAGTAATGGCCTACTTCAACAGAGACAACGCGGTTGGTTTGATTATTGCAGGAAATGCCAAGCCACATGGTGCAACAGTCTGTCTCATTTACCCACGAAGTGAGATAGCCTCCTGAGTCATTGAAGGCTGCTTTGAAAACAGAAAGAGCTTCAGATTCATCGGAATGGCATCTTTTGGACATGAATAAGTCAGAAACACACAAGcctggaagaagaagaagacaacaaAAATTGAAATGATAACTATACACAGCTTCTGTAAGGAGATGGCCATTTGGGATGGGAAGGGGGACAAAGGGAAATGCGAGGATGATCTTTGGGTGGGCTATTCTTAAGCTCCTTGCCTGTCAATGGtcaatgaatttatttttttaattttttaaattatatgatTATTTATGTGGTCGATAAGCCATCATACGTGGAGTTTTCATGAGAAGAAAATTTAAGAGATAATTTATGTGGTCGATAGGCCATCATACGTGGACCTTTAATGAGAAGGAAATTTAAGACTCtaagttttcttgtatttttataTAGGCAGACTCGATCAATAGTTAAAAGCGGGATTAGTAGATTAATTATGAGCCATGTGTATATGATAATTTGAGTTTCAAAAGTCGATTACTTGCAATAATTATAATTAGGTGATGTAAAATTATGTTTGGGTTACCTTGGAAGTCTTCTATGACTTTAGGATTTGTATTAAGAGCAATGACAAATAAAACTATATCCTAAACAAATTCCCTAATAGGATCTATCAGCAAGCACAAACTTCTTATAGACCATATAAGAACGTTCCTTCTAGATGCAAGTATAGATTCCAAGCTTTATGGAGAGTCCAAAGGAGGCACATTGACATGAAAGTAAGAAAATATTGGGGTATGTAAATGGTACGAAAAGGTGTGGTATTTTGAAAATTGCAACAAATGAGTTTGGGATGATTGGATAATGTGGAGCTCATGATTGGGCTTGAAAACTAGATGATAGGAAGAACACCTTTAGATATGTATTCCATTTAGAATCAGAAGTTATCTCATGAGATTCCAAGAGACAACCTATAGTTTCTCATTCTACAATTGGGTGTATATGTATAAAGAAAAAAATTTAGCAACATATCAATCTCTTTAGCTAAGCAAAATGCTAGTTTATTTGAAGGAAACGAAAGAAGATAGTACAACTCTATTTTGTGACAATGTACCGTGAAGAATCTAGTCTTTTATTAATAAAGAAAGCATATTTAAATCATGTATTATTTCATAATGGAATTGGCTGGACATGAAGAAATAAAAGTCAAGGACTGCAGCTCCACACAACCACTTGTACaaaatttcacaaaaccattgaGCAGAGACTATATGAGTGCCTGAGAAGTAGTTTGGGCACTATTTAGTTGTAGGTTTAGCATGGAAGATGGTTGAGGAATAAGGGGGAGTTCTAAAATTTATTCTTGATCCTTCTTGTTAGGCACCTACTTGCCAACAGAACCTATTGGAAGCTTTCTAGGATCTTCGTCCATCTTCTTCTCTTGATGCATAGTAGAAGCAGTTTTATACTTTTCTAGTAAAGTAATTGAAGGTAGCTGAattttatatttgaaaataaaaagtgATTTTTCTTGAAGGACACCCAGAGACAAATGGAACGAATGTTAGATGCAATAAATAGTTAGAAGAATATTTTTGTGTCAAAAACGGTTTCAAGAACAAAAGAGCATGTGCAAAAGCAATAGAGTATATGAAGAGATTCCGTGTAATAGTAGGTAGTTCTAGATGAACATAAGAATAGGGAGTTTGGTGCATCTCTAGATTAATATTGATTACGTGTAGATCTAGATCATTGGGGATGACTATTTTGTAAGCGATATTGAAGTTTgattttgaaaataatttataaatgtcattttatgaattaaaaaaattgtaaTCTATCTTTAGCCATATTTGTATTTTAGTTTCATATTTTATTTTGGACTTAAATTCATCAAGAGTGGCCTAAAGGATTGGACATTTGTATCAAAATT is a genomic window of Cryptomeria japonica chromosome 7, Sugi_1.0, whole genome shotgun sequence containing:
- the LOC131856212 gene encoding DNA damage-repair/toleration protein DRT100-like isoform X2, whose product is MSKRCHSDESEALSVFKAAFNDSGGYLTSWVNETDCCTMWLGISCNNQTNRVVSVEVGHYYIQDIQGICLWIGWFLAVCLTEPMLVYSSPIHCSENVFSLG
- the LOC131856212 gene encoding receptor-like protein EIX2 isoform X1; the encoded protein is MSKRCHSDESEALSVFKAAFNDSGGYLTSWVNETDCCTMWLGISCNNQTNRVVSVEVGHYYIQDIQGVISDSLCQLHFLTSLSIHGVIGICLWIGWFLAVCLTEPMLVYSSPIHCSENVFSLG